The Vicia villosa cultivar HV-30 ecotype Madison, WI linkage group LG1, Vvil1.0, whole genome shotgun sequence genome includes a region encoding these proteins:
- the LOC131652092 gene encoding large ribosomal subunit protein uL1-like, translated as MPSISDLFSIVTDRSRYSHHRERWLVGSYGLQELHHTSGSLSFTEASLMLHTLFSSGLVHNNVIEFETLFGILTVKKIPSTDATGTPNSQNGDSKDKGRKFVETIELQIGLKNYDPQKDKRFSGSVKLPHIPRPKMKICMLGDAQHVEEAEKIGLESMDVEALKKLNKNKKLVKKLAKKHHAFLASESVIKQIPRLLGPGLNKAGMFLSPGLGFWIF; from the exons ATGCCTTCAATTTCGGATCTGTTTTCTATAGTAACAG ACCGCTCTCGTTATTCACATCACAGAGAAAGATGGCTTGTCGGCAGTTATGGGCTTCAAGAGCTGCATCATACCTCAGGATCTCTGTCTTTCACAGAAGCTTCTCTTATG CTTCACACACTTTTTTCATCCGGTTTGGTCCATAACAATGTTATTGAATTTGAGACACTATTTGGAATTTTAACTGTCAAAAAGATCCCTTCGACCGATGCTACCGGTACACCGAACTCGCAGAATGGTGATTCCAAGGACAAAGGAAGGAAGTTTGTTGAAACTATTGAGCTTCAAATTGGCCTCAAGAACTACGATCCACAAAAGGATAAACGTTTCAGCGGCTCCGTCAAGTTGCCTCACATCCCTCGCCCTAAGATGAAGATTTGTATGCTTGGAGATGCCCAACACGTTGAAGAG GCAGAGAAAATTGGTTTGGAGTCAATGGATGTTGAAGCTTTGAAGAAGCTCAACAAGAATAAGAAGTTGGTGAAGAAACTTGCCAAGAAGCACCATGCCTTCTTAGCTTCTGAGTCTGTCATTAAACAGATTCCCCGTCTCTTGGGTCCTGGTCTCAACAAAGCAGGCATGTTTTTATCCCCTGGCTTAGGATTTTGGATATTTTGA
- the LOC131614804 gene encoding monothiol glutaredoxin-S11-like, with product MEKVMRLATEKGVVIFTKSSCCMCYAVNILFQDIGVYPVIHEIDKDPEGKEMEKAITKLGCNAPVPAVFIGGKLVGSTNEVMSLHLRGSLIPLLRPYRF from the coding sequence ATGGAGAAAGTGATGAGGTTGGCTACAGAAAAGGGTGTGGTGATTTTCACAAAGAGTTCTTGTTGCATGTGTTATGCAGTGAACATTCTTTTTCAAGACATTGGAGTGTACCCTGTGATTCATGAAATTGACAAAGACCCAGAAGGGAAGGAAATGGAGAAAGCTATAACTAAGTTGGGTTGTAATGCACCTGTTCCTGCAGTGTTCATAGGAGGAAAGCTTGTGGGGTCTACCAATGAAGTAATGTCCCTTCACTTAAGGGGTTCACTCATTCCACTGCTGAGGCCATATCGATTTTAA